A single window of Ovis canadensis isolate MfBH-ARS-UI-01 breed Bighorn chromosome 15, ARS-UI_OviCan_v2, whole genome shotgun sequence DNA harbors:
- the CXCR5 gene encoding C-X-C chemokine receptor type 5, which translates to MNYPLTLDMDLMNYNLEDLYKELGSYNDSTETPIKENHLCLTVEGPLLTSFKAVFMPVAYGLIFLLGMMGNILVLVILERHRQTRSSTETFLFHLAVADLLLVFILPFAVAESSVGWVLGNFLCKTVISLHKINFYCSSLLLACIAVDRYLAIVHAVHAYRHRRLLSIHITCATIWLAGCFFALPEILFAKVSEPHYNDSLPHCTFSQENQAETNAWFTSRFLYHIGGFLLPMLVMAWCYVGVVHRLCQAQRRPQRQKAVRVAILVTSVFFLCWSPYQIVIFLDTLARLKMLGSSCELDSYLSVAITMSEFLGLAHCCLNPMLYTFAGVKFRSDLSRLLTKLGCTGPASLCQFFPSWRKSSLSESENATSLTTF; encoded by the coding sequence TACAAGGAATTAGGGAGCTACAATGACAGTACAGAGACCCCCATAAAGGAAAACCACCTCTGCCTCACCGTCGAGGGGCCTCTGCTGACCTCCTTCAAGGCCGTGTTCATGCCTGTGGCCTATGGCCTCATCTTCCTCCTCGGTATGATGGGCAACATTCTGGTCCTGGTGATCCTGGAGCGGCACCGGCAGACGCGCAGCTCCACTGAGACCTTCCTGTTTCACCTGGCGGTGGCGGACCTCCTCCTGGTCTTCATCTTGCCCTTCGCCGTGGCCGAGAGCTCCGTGGGCTGGGTCCTGGGCAACTTCCTCTGCAAAACCGTGATTTCTCTGCACAAGATCAACTTCTACTGCAGCAGCCTGCTTCTGGCCTGCATCGCCGTGGACCGCTACCTGGCCATCGTCCACGCCGTCCACGCCTACCGCCACCGCCGCCTCCTCTCCATTCATATCACCTGCGCGACCATCTGGCTGGCCGGCTGCTTCTTTGCCTTGCCGGAGATCCTCTTCGCCAAGGTCAGTGAACCCCATTACAATGACTCCCTGCCACACTGCACCTTCTCCCAGGAGAACCAAGCCGAAACCAATGCCTGGTTCACCTCTCGCTTCCTCTACCACATCGGAGGATTCCTGCTGCCGATGCTGGTGATGGCTTGGTGCTACGTCGGGGTGGTGCACAGGCTGTGCCAGGCCCAGCGGCGCCCTCAGCGGCAGAAGGCTGTCAGGGTGGCCATCCTGGTGACAAGTGTCTTCTTTCTCTGCTGGTCACCCTACCAAATCGTTATCTTCCTGGACACCCTAGCGAGGCTGAAGATGCTGGGCAGCAGCTGTGAGCTGGACAGCTATCTCTCCGTGGCCATCACCATGAGCGAGTTTCTGGGCCTGGCCCACTGCTGCCTCAACCCCATGCTCTACACCTTCGCTGGTGTGAAATTCCGCAGTGACCTGTCACGGCTCCTGACCAAGCTGGGCTGCACCggccctgcctccctctgccAGTTCTTCCCCAGCTGGCGCAAGAGCAGCCTCTCGGAGTCAGAGAATGCCACGTCCCTCACCACCTTCTAg
- the BCL9L gene encoding B-cell CLL/lymphoma 9-like protein isoform X2 — protein sequence MHPENKLTNHGKTGNGGAQSQHQNVNQGPTCNLGSKGVGAGNHGAKANQISPSNSSLKNPQAGVPPFSSLKGKVKRERSVSVDSGEQREAGTPSLDSEAKEAAPRSKRRCVLERKQPYSGDEWCSGPDSEEDDKPLGAAHNCNVADPAMAAPQLGPGQAPQLPLSESSAPGPPHGPPAGLRPDAPGGGGGGVPGKPPSQFVYVFTTHLANTAAEAVLQGRADSILTYHQQNVPRAKLDQAPKVPPTPEPLPLSTPSAGTPQSQPPPLPPPPPPAPGSAPPALPSEGPPEDANQDLTPNSVGAASTGGGTGGTHPNTPTASTANNPLPPGGDPSSAPGPALLGEAPTGNGQRSLVGSEGLSKEQLEHRERSLQTLRDIERLLLRSGETEPFLKGPPGGAGEGGPPAPAPPAPQQPPAAPPSGLKKYEEPLQSMISQTQSLGGPPLEHDVPGHPPGGDVGQVNVMMQRLGQDSLTPEQVAWRKLQEEYYEEKRRKEEQIGLHGGRSLQDMMGMGGMMVRGPPPPYHSKPGDQWPPGMGAQLRGPMDVQDPMQVRAGPPFPGPRFPGNQMQRVPGFGGMQGMPMEVPMNAMQRPVRPGMGWTEDLPPMGGPGNFAQNAVPYPGGQGEAERFMTPRVREELLRHQLLEKRSMGMQRPLGMAGSGMGQGMEVERMMQAHRQMDPAMFPGQMAGGEGLAGTPMGMEFAGGRGLLSPPMGQSGLREVDPPMGPGNLNMNMNVNMNMNMNLNVQMTPQQQMLMSQKMRGPGDMMGPQGLSPEEMARVRAQNSGGMMGGPQKMLMPSQFPSQGQQGFSGGQGPYQAMPQDVGNTQDMFSPDQSSMPMGNVGTTRLSHMPLPPASNPPGSVHSAPNRGLGRRPSDLTISINQMGSPGMGHLKSPTLSQVHSPMVTSPSANLKSPQTPSQMVPLPSANPPGPLKSPQVLSSSLSVRSPTGSPSRLKSPSMAVPSPGWVASPKTAMPSPGGPQNKQPPLNMSSSTTLGNMEQGALPPSGPRSSSSAPPANPPSTLVNPSLPFTSSPDPTPSQNPLSLMMSQMSKYAMPSSTPLYHNAIKTIATSDDELLPDRPLLPPPAPPQGSGPGISNNQPNQMHLNSAAAQSPMGMNLPGQQPLSHEPPAAMLPSPTPLGSNIPLHPNAQGTGGPPQNSMMMAPGGPDSLSAPCGPVPSSSQMMPFPPRLQQPHGAMAPSGGGGGGPGLQQHYPSGMALPPEDLPSQPPGPMPPQQHLMGKSMAGRMGDAYPPGVLPGVASVLNDPELSEVIRPTPTGIPEFDLSRIIPSEKPSSTLQYFPKSESHPPKAQPPNLHLMNLQNMMAEQTPSRPPNLPGQQGVQRGLNMSMCHPGQMSLLGRTGVPPQQGMVPHGLHQGVMSPPQGLMTQQNFMLMKQRGVGGEVYSQPPHMLSPQGSLLGPPPQQNLMVSHPLRQRSVSLDNQMGYLPAPGGMANLPF from the exons ATGCACCCAGAAAATAAGTTGACCAATCATGGCAAGACAGGGAATGGCGGGGCCCAATCTCAGCACCAGAATGTGAACCAAGGACCCACCTGCAACCTGGGCTCGAAGGGCGTGGGGGCGGGGAACCATGGGGCCAAGGCCAACCAGATCTCACCTAGCAACTCAAGTCTGAAGAACCCCCAGGCAGGGGTACCCCCTTTCAGCTCGCTCAAGGGCAAGGTGAAGAGGGAGCGGAGCGTGTCTGTGGACTCCGGAGAGCAGCGAGAGGCTGGGACCCCATCCCTGGATTCAGAGGCCAAAG AGGCGGCACCCCGGAGTAAGCGGCGCTGTGTGCTGGAGCGGAAGCAGCCGTACAGCGGGGACGAATGGTGCTCAGGCCCGGACAGCGAGGAGGACGACAAGCCCCTTGGGGCCGCCCACA ATTGTAATGTAGCAGACCCAGCCATGGCGGCCCCACAGCTGGGTCCCGGCCAAGCCCCCCAACTGCCCCTCAGTGAAAGCAGCGCACCAGGCCCTCCGCATGGGCCCCCGGCCGGCCTCCGGCCTGACGCCCCCGGGGGCGGAGGCGGGGGTGTCCCGGGAAAGCCACCCTCCCAGTTTGTGTATGTCTTCACCACCCACCTGGCCAACAC GGCTGCGGAGGCTGTGCTACAGGGCCGAGCTGACTCCATCCTCACCTACCACCAGCAGAACGTGCCGCGGGCCAAGCTGGACCAG GCCCCCAAAGTGCCGCCCACCCCGGAACCGCTACCCCTGAGCACGCCGTCAGCAGGCACCCCTCagtcccagcctcctcctctgccGCCACCGCCACCCCCAGCTCCGGGCAGCGCCCCTCCTGCTCTGCCTTCTGAGGGGCCTCCTGAGGACGCCAATCAGGACCTGACGCCCAACTCGGTGGGAGCTGCCAGCACGGGCGGCGGAACTGGGGGGACCCACCCCAATACCCCTACAGCTTCCACCGCCAACAACCCGCTGCCTCCTGGAGGAGACCCCAGcagcgcccccggccccgccctgcTCGGGGAGGCCCCCACCGGAAAtgggcagcggagcctggtgggctcagagGGCCTGTCCAAGGAGCAGCTGGAGCACCGGGAGCGCTCTCTCCAGACGCTTCGAGACATTGAGCGGCTGCTGCTCCGCAGCGGGGAGACTGAGCCCTTCCTCAAGGGGCCCCCCGGAGGAGCGGGCGAGGGGGGACCACCAGCACCAGCTCCTCCCGCTCCCCAGCAGCCGCCCGCGGCCCCGCCCAGCGGGCTGAAGAAGTATGAGGAGCCCCTGCAGTCCATGATTTCGCAGACGCAGAGCCTCGGGGGCCCCCCGCTGGAGCATGACGTGCCGGGGCACCCCCCGGGGGGGGACGTAGGGCAGGTGAACGTGATGATGCAGAGGCTGGGCCAGGACAGCCTGACCCCCGAGCAGGTGGCCTGGCGCAAGCTGCAGGAAGAGTACTACGAGGAGAAACGGAGGAAGGAGGAGCAGATTGGGCTGCACGGGGGCCGCTCGCTGCAGGACATGATGGGCATGGGGGGCATGATGGTGAGGGGGCCACCGCCCCCCTACCACAGCAAGCCAGGGGATCAGTGGCCCCCTGGGATGGGCGCCCAGCTGCGGGGGCCCATGGATGTCCAAGATCCCATGCAGGTCCGGGCCGGACCCCCCTTCCCCGGCCCCCGTTTCCCAGGCAACCAGATGCAGCGGGTGCCAGGGTTTGGGGGCATGCAGGGTATGCCCATGGAGGTACCCATGAATGCCATGCAGAGGCCTGTGAGGCCAGGCATGGGCTGGACCGAAGACTTGCCCCCTATGGGGGGGCCTGGCAATTTTGCCCAGAACGCTGTGCCCTACCCAGGTGGGCAGGGTGAAGCGGAGCGATTTATGACCCCTCGGGTTCGTGAGGAGCTGCTGCGGCATCAGCTGCTGGAGAAGCGGTCGATGGGCATGCAGCGTCCCCTGGGCATGGCCGGCAGCGGCATGGGGCAGGGCATGGAGGTGGAGCGGATGATGCAGGCACACCGGCAGATGGATCCAGCCATGTTCCCTGGGCAAATGGCTGGCGGCGAGGGCCTGGCGGGCACTCCCATGGGCATGGAGTTTGCCGGAGGTCGGGGCCTCCTGAGCCCCCCCATGGGGCAGTCTGGGCTAAGGGAGGTGGACCCACCCATGGGGCCCGGCAACCTCAACATGAACATGAACGTGAACATGAACATGAACATGAACCTGAACGTGCAGATGACCCCGCAGCAGCAGATGCTGATGTCGCAGAAGATGCGGGGCCCTGGGGACATGATGGGGCCGCAGGGCCTCAGTCCCGAGGAGATGGCCCGGGTGCGGGCCCAGAACAGTGGTGGAATGATGGGAGGCCCGCAGAAGATGCTTATGCCCTCGCAGTTTCCTAGCCAAGGCCAGCAGGGATTCTCTGGGGGCCAGGGACCCTACCAAGCCATGCCCCAGGACGTGGGCAACACTCAAGACATGTTCAGCCCTGACCAGAGCTCAATGCCCATGGGAAACGTGGGTACCACCCGGCTGAGTCACATGCCCCTGCCTCCTGCATCCAATCCTCCGGGCTCTGTGCATTCAGCCCCGAACCGGGGGCTGGGCAGACGGCCTTCAGACCTCACCATCAGTATTAATCAGATGGGCTCGCCGGGCATGGGGCACCTGAAGTCGCCCACCCTCAGCCAGGTACACTCACCCATGGTCACCTCGCCCTCCGCCAACCTCAAGTCACCCCAGACTCCCTCACAGATGGTGCCCTTGCCTTCAGCCAACCCGCCAGGACCTCTCAAGTCACCCCAGGTCCTCAGCTCTTCCCTCAGTGTCCGTTCGCCCACCGGCTCGCCCAGCAGGCTCAAGTCTCCCTCCATGGCGGTGCCTTCTCCAGGCTGGGTCGCCTCACCCAAGACAGCCATGCCCAGCCCTGGAGGCCCCCAGAACAAGCAGCCGCCTCTGAACATGAGCTCCTCCACCACCCTGGGCAACATGGAACAGG GTGCCCTCCCGCCCAGTGGCCCCCGGAGCAGCTCCTCAGCGCCTCCTGCCAACCCTCCCAGCACCCTCGTGAACCCCAGCCTGCCGTTCACTTCCTCCCCAGACCCCACGCCCTCCCAGAACCCCCTGTCTCTGATGATGTCCCAGATGTCCAAGTACGCCATGCCCAGCTCCACCCCGCTCTACCACAATGCCATCAAGACCATCGCCACCTCAGACGACGAGCTGCTGCCTGACCGGCCCCTGCTGCCCCCGCCGGCACCGCCACAGGGCTCTGGGCCAG GGATCAGCAATAACCAGCCCAACCAGATGCACCTGAACTCAGCTGCTGCCCAGAGCCCCATGGGCATGAACCTGCCAGGCCAGCAGCCCCTGTCCCATGAGCCCCCAGCTGCCAtgctgccctcccccacccctctgggCTCCAACATTCCACTGCACCCCAATGCACAGGGGACAGGAGGGCCCCCTCAGAACTCGATGATGATGGCTCCAGGGGGCCCAGACTCCCTGAGTGCCCCCTGTGGCCCGGTGCCCAGCTCCTCCCAGATGATGCCCTTCCCCCCTCGGCTGCAGCAGCCCCACGGTGCCATGGCCCccagtgggggcgggggcggaggcCCTGGCCTGCAGCAGCACTACCCCTCAGGCATGGCCCTGCCCCCAGAGGACCTGCCCAGCCAGCCGCCAGGCCCCATGCCCCCCCAGCAGCACCTGATGGGCAAAAGCATGGCCGGCCGCATGGGCGACGCGTACCCCCCGGGCGTGCTCCCCGGGGTGGCATCAGTGCTGAATGACCCCGAGCTGAGCGAGGTGATCCggcccaccccaacggggatcccCGAGTTCGACTTGTCCAGGATCATCCCCTCGGAGAAGCCAAGCAGCACCCTCCAGTACTTCCCCAAGAGCGAGAGCCACCCCCCCAAGGCCCAGCCCCCCAATCTGCATCTCATGAACCTGCAGAACATGATGGCGGAGCAGACCCCCTCCCGGCCCCCCAACCTCCCGGGCCAGCAGGGCGTCCAGCGGGGGCTCAACATGTCCATGTGCCACCCCGGACAGATGTCCTTGCTGGGCAGGACAGGCGTGCCCCCGCAGCAGGGCATGGTGCCCCACGGCCTGCACCAGGGGGTCATGTCCCCCCCGCAGGGCCTCATGACCCAGCAGAATTTCATGCTGATGAAGCAGCGGGGCGTTGGGGGTGAGGTCTATAGCCAGCCCCCCCACATGCTCTCCCCGCAGGGCTCCCTCCTGGGCCCCCCGCCCCAGCAGAACCTCATGGTGTCCCACCCCCTGCGGCAGCGAAGTGTGTCTCTGGACAACCAGATGGGCTACCTCCCGGCCCCGGGTGGCATGGCCAACCTGCCCTTCTAG
- the BCL9L gene encoding B-cell CLL/lymphoma 9-like protein isoform X1 has product MRILANKTRLPHPRRREAPGSPPLSPRGHCPPAPAKPMHPENKLTNHGKTGNGGAQSQHQNVNQGPTCNLGSKGVGAGNHGAKANQISPSNSSLKNPQAGVPPFSSLKGKVKRERSVSVDSGEQREAGTPSLDSEAKEAAPRSKRRCVLERKQPYSGDEWCSGPDSEEDDKPLGAAHNCNVADPAMAAPQLGPGQAPQLPLSESSAPGPPHGPPAGLRPDAPGGGGGGVPGKPPSQFVYVFTTHLANTAAEAVLQGRADSILTYHQQNVPRAKLDQAPKVPPTPEPLPLSTPSAGTPQSQPPPLPPPPPPAPGSAPPALPSEGPPEDANQDLTPNSVGAASTGGGTGGTHPNTPTASTANNPLPPGGDPSSAPGPALLGEAPTGNGQRSLVGSEGLSKEQLEHRERSLQTLRDIERLLLRSGETEPFLKGPPGGAGEGGPPAPAPPAPQQPPAAPPSGLKKYEEPLQSMISQTQSLGGPPLEHDVPGHPPGGDVGQVNVMMQRLGQDSLTPEQVAWRKLQEEYYEEKRRKEEQIGLHGGRSLQDMMGMGGMMVRGPPPPYHSKPGDQWPPGMGAQLRGPMDVQDPMQVRAGPPFPGPRFPGNQMQRVPGFGGMQGMPMEVPMNAMQRPVRPGMGWTEDLPPMGGPGNFAQNAVPYPGGQGEAERFMTPRVREELLRHQLLEKRSMGMQRPLGMAGSGMGQGMEVERMMQAHRQMDPAMFPGQMAGGEGLAGTPMGMEFAGGRGLLSPPMGQSGLREVDPPMGPGNLNMNMNVNMNMNMNLNVQMTPQQQMLMSQKMRGPGDMMGPQGLSPEEMARVRAQNSGGMMGGPQKMLMPSQFPSQGQQGFSGGQGPYQAMPQDVGNTQDMFSPDQSSMPMGNVGTTRLSHMPLPPASNPPGSVHSAPNRGLGRRPSDLTISINQMGSPGMGHLKSPTLSQVHSPMVTSPSANLKSPQTPSQMVPLPSANPPGPLKSPQVLSSSLSVRSPTGSPSRLKSPSMAVPSPGWVASPKTAMPSPGGPQNKQPPLNMSSSTTLGNMEQGALPPSGPRSSSSAPPANPPSTLVNPSLPFTSSPDPTPSQNPLSLMMSQMSKYAMPSSTPLYHNAIKTIATSDDELLPDRPLLPPPAPPQGSGPGISNNQPNQMHLNSAAAQSPMGMNLPGQQPLSHEPPAAMLPSPTPLGSNIPLHPNAQGTGGPPQNSMMMAPGGPDSLSAPCGPVPSSSQMMPFPPRLQQPHGAMAPSGGGGGGPGLQQHYPSGMALPPEDLPSQPPGPMPPQQHLMGKSMAGRMGDAYPPGVLPGVASVLNDPELSEVIRPTPTGIPEFDLSRIIPSEKPSSTLQYFPKSESHPPKAQPPNLHLMNLQNMMAEQTPSRPPNLPGQQGVQRGLNMSMCHPGQMSLLGRTGVPPQQGMVPHGLHQGVMSPPQGLMTQQNFMLMKQRGVGGEVYSQPPHMLSPQGSLLGPPPQQNLMVSHPLRQRSVSLDNQMGYLPAPGGMANLPF; this is encoded by the exons ATGAGGATCCTGGCTAACAAGACAAG GTTACCCCACCCCAGGAGGAGAGAAGCTCCAGGGAGCCCGCCGCTGTCCCCCCGCGGCCActgcccccctgccccagccAAGCCAATGCACCCAGAAAATAAGTTGACCAATCATGGCAAGACAGGGAATGGCGGGGCCCAATCTCAGCACCAGAATGTGAACCAAGGACCCACCTGCAACCTGGGCTCGAAGGGCGTGGGGGCGGGGAACCATGGGGCCAAGGCCAACCAGATCTCACCTAGCAACTCAAGTCTGAAGAACCCCCAGGCAGGGGTACCCCCTTTCAGCTCGCTCAAGGGCAAGGTGAAGAGGGAGCGGAGCGTGTCTGTGGACTCCGGAGAGCAGCGAGAGGCTGGGACCCCATCCCTGGATTCAGAGGCCAAAG AGGCGGCACCCCGGAGTAAGCGGCGCTGTGTGCTGGAGCGGAAGCAGCCGTACAGCGGGGACGAATGGTGCTCAGGCCCGGACAGCGAGGAGGACGACAAGCCCCTTGGGGCCGCCCACA ATTGTAATGTAGCAGACCCAGCCATGGCGGCCCCACAGCTGGGTCCCGGCCAAGCCCCCCAACTGCCCCTCAGTGAAAGCAGCGCACCAGGCCCTCCGCATGGGCCCCCGGCCGGCCTCCGGCCTGACGCCCCCGGGGGCGGAGGCGGGGGTGTCCCGGGAAAGCCACCCTCCCAGTTTGTGTATGTCTTCACCACCCACCTGGCCAACAC GGCTGCGGAGGCTGTGCTACAGGGCCGAGCTGACTCCATCCTCACCTACCACCAGCAGAACGTGCCGCGGGCCAAGCTGGACCAG GCCCCCAAAGTGCCGCCCACCCCGGAACCGCTACCCCTGAGCACGCCGTCAGCAGGCACCCCTCagtcccagcctcctcctctgccGCCACCGCCACCCCCAGCTCCGGGCAGCGCCCCTCCTGCTCTGCCTTCTGAGGGGCCTCCTGAGGACGCCAATCAGGACCTGACGCCCAACTCGGTGGGAGCTGCCAGCACGGGCGGCGGAACTGGGGGGACCCACCCCAATACCCCTACAGCTTCCACCGCCAACAACCCGCTGCCTCCTGGAGGAGACCCCAGcagcgcccccggccccgccctgcTCGGGGAGGCCCCCACCGGAAAtgggcagcggagcctggtgggctcagagGGCCTGTCCAAGGAGCAGCTGGAGCACCGGGAGCGCTCTCTCCAGACGCTTCGAGACATTGAGCGGCTGCTGCTCCGCAGCGGGGAGACTGAGCCCTTCCTCAAGGGGCCCCCCGGAGGAGCGGGCGAGGGGGGACCACCAGCACCAGCTCCTCCCGCTCCCCAGCAGCCGCCCGCGGCCCCGCCCAGCGGGCTGAAGAAGTATGAGGAGCCCCTGCAGTCCATGATTTCGCAGACGCAGAGCCTCGGGGGCCCCCCGCTGGAGCATGACGTGCCGGGGCACCCCCCGGGGGGGGACGTAGGGCAGGTGAACGTGATGATGCAGAGGCTGGGCCAGGACAGCCTGACCCCCGAGCAGGTGGCCTGGCGCAAGCTGCAGGAAGAGTACTACGAGGAGAAACGGAGGAAGGAGGAGCAGATTGGGCTGCACGGGGGCCGCTCGCTGCAGGACATGATGGGCATGGGGGGCATGATGGTGAGGGGGCCACCGCCCCCCTACCACAGCAAGCCAGGGGATCAGTGGCCCCCTGGGATGGGCGCCCAGCTGCGGGGGCCCATGGATGTCCAAGATCCCATGCAGGTCCGGGCCGGACCCCCCTTCCCCGGCCCCCGTTTCCCAGGCAACCAGATGCAGCGGGTGCCAGGGTTTGGGGGCATGCAGGGTATGCCCATGGAGGTACCCATGAATGCCATGCAGAGGCCTGTGAGGCCAGGCATGGGCTGGACCGAAGACTTGCCCCCTATGGGGGGGCCTGGCAATTTTGCCCAGAACGCTGTGCCCTACCCAGGTGGGCAGGGTGAAGCGGAGCGATTTATGACCCCTCGGGTTCGTGAGGAGCTGCTGCGGCATCAGCTGCTGGAGAAGCGGTCGATGGGCATGCAGCGTCCCCTGGGCATGGCCGGCAGCGGCATGGGGCAGGGCATGGAGGTGGAGCGGATGATGCAGGCACACCGGCAGATGGATCCAGCCATGTTCCCTGGGCAAATGGCTGGCGGCGAGGGCCTGGCGGGCACTCCCATGGGCATGGAGTTTGCCGGAGGTCGGGGCCTCCTGAGCCCCCCCATGGGGCAGTCTGGGCTAAGGGAGGTGGACCCACCCATGGGGCCCGGCAACCTCAACATGAACATGAACGTGAACATGAACATGAACATGAACCTGAACGTGCAGATGACCCCGCAGCAGCAGATGCTGATGTCGCAGAAGATGCGGGGCCCTGGGGACATGATGGGGCCGCAGGGCCTCAGTCCCGAGGAGATGGCCCGGGTGCGGGCCCAGAACAGTGGTGGAATGATGGGAGGCCCGCAGAAGATGCTTATGCCCTCGCAGTTTCCTAGCCAAGGCCAGCAGGGATTCTCTGGGGGCCAGGGACCCTACCAAGCCATGCCCCAGGACGTGGGCAACACTCAAGACATGTTCAGCCCTGACCAGAGCTCAATGCCCATGGGAAACGTGGGTACCACCCGGCTGAGTCACATGCCCCTGCCTCCTGCATCCAATCCTCCGGGCTCTGTGCATTCAGCCCCGAACCGGGGGCTGGGCAGACGGCCTTCAGACCTCACCATCAGTATTAATCAGATGGGCTCGCCGGGCATGGGGCACCTGAAGTCGCCCACCCTCAGCCAGGTACACTCACCCATGGTCACCTCGCCCTCCGCCAACCTCAAGTCACCCCAGACTCCCTCACAGATGGTGCCCTTGCCTTCAGCCAACCCGCCAGGACCTCTCAAGTCACCCCAGGTCCTCAGCTCTTCCCTCAGTGTCCGTTCGCCCACCGGCTCGCCCAGCAGGCTCAAGTCTCCCTCCATGGCGGTGCCTTCTCCAGGCTGGGTCGCCTCACCCAAGACAGCCATGCCCAGCCCTGGAGGCCCCCAGAACAAGCAGCCGCCTCTGAACATGAGCTCCTCCACCACCCTGGGCAACATGGAACAGG GTGCCCTCCCGCCCAGTGGCCCCCGGAGCAGCTCCTCAGCGCCTCCTGCCAACCCTCCCAGCACCCTCGTGAACCCCAGCCTGCCGTTCACTTCCTCCCCAGACCCCACGCCCTCCCAGAACCCCCTGTCTCTGATGATGTCCCAGATGTCCAAGTACGCCATGCCCAGCTCCACCCCGCTCTACCACAATGCCATCAAGACCATCGCCACCTCAGACGACGAGCTGCTGCCTGACCGGCCCCTGCTGCCCCCGCCGGCACCGCCACAGGGCTCTGGGCCAG GGATCAGCAATAACCAGCCCAACCAGATGCACCTGAACTCAGCTGCTGCCCAGAGCCCCATGGGCATGAACCTGCCAGGCCAGCAGCCCCTGTCCCATGAGCCCCCAGCTGCCAtgctgccctcccccacccctctgggCTCCAACATTCCACTGCACCCCAATGCACAGGGGACAGGAGGGCCCCCTCAGAACTCGATGATGATGGCTCCAGGGGGCCCAGACTCCCTGAGTGCCCCCTGTGGCCCGGTGCCCAGCTCCTCCCAGATGATGCCCTTCCCCCCTCGGCTGCAGCAGCCCCACGGTGCCATGGCCCccagtgggggcgggggcggaggcCCTGGCCTGCAGCAGCACTACCCCTCAGGCATGGCCCTGCCCCCAGAGGACCTGCCCAGCCAGCCGCCAGGCCCCATGCCCCCCCAGCAGCACCTGATGGGCAAAAGCATGGCCGGCCGCATGGGCGACGCGTACCCCCCGGGCGTGCTCCCCGGGGTGGCATCAGTGCTGAATGACCCCGAGCTGAGCGAGGTGATCCggcccaccccaacggggatcccCGAGTTCGACTTGTCCAGGATCATCCCCTCGGAGAAGCCAAGCAGCACCCTCCAGTACTTCCCCAAGAGCGAGAGCCACCCCCCCAAGGCCCAGCCCCCCAATCTGCATCTCATGAACCTGCAGAACATGATGGCGGAGCAGACCCCCTCCCGGCCCCCCAACCTCCCGGGCCAGCAGGGCGTCCAGCGGGGGCTCAACATGTCCATGTGCCACCCCGGACAGATGTCCTTGCTGGGCAGGACAGGCGTGCCCCCGCAGCAGGGCATGGTGCCCCACGGCCTGCACCAGGGGGTCATGTCCCCCCCGCAGGGCCTCATGACCCAGCAGAATTTCATGCTGATGAAGCAGCGGGGCGTTGGGGGTGAGGTCTATAGCCAGCCCCCCCACATGCTCTCCCCGCAGGGCTCCCTCCTGGGCCCCCCGCCCCAGCAGAACCTCATGGTGTCCCACCCCCTGCGGCAGCGAAGTGTGTCTCTGGACAACCAGATGGGCTACCTCCCGGCCCCGGGTGGCATGGCCAACCTGCCCTTCTAG